The Streptomyces achromogenes DNA segment ACGCCGCCGGCCGGGAAGCCGCCCAGGGGGCGGGTGTCGAAGCGGTCGCGGGTCCGGTGGAGCAGCAGGGCGGCGAGGATGGCCAACGCGGCCGCGGCGAACTGGCCTTCCGCCGTGAACGGGGCGAGCGTGTCGTGCGCGTGCCGCTGGGCTCTGGCCACCGCCAGCACCGTCACCCAGGCGACGCCGACCAGGGAGGGCCCCACGACCGGCCCCAGCCGGGCGGTCAGCGCGAGGCCGGTCCCCGTGAGGGCGAGCGCGGGCAGCAGCCACGCCAGGGCCAGCAGCCCGTATGCCGGCAGGGCGAGCGTGGCCAGGCCGTTGAACGCAAGGCCCGCCGTGAGCACCGCGACCGTACGGATCATGAGCAGCCGGAAGCCGTGCGTCGGGGAGACGACGGCCATCTCGTACGTCGGGTCCAGGGACGGGCCGTACGACAGCGCGACCCCGGCGAGCGGGAGGAGCGGGGCCAGTGCCAGGAACAGCGCGGGCTGGTCCGCGAGGCGCACCGCCAGCACCGTCATGACGAGCAGGAACAGCACCGACAGCAGCCAGGACCGGCGGAGCACCGGGGTCGCGGCGAGCAGCCGCGCGGTGTGGTCGGCCACCCCGAGCCGCACCAGCATCCGCTCGAGCAGGCTGGGCTGTGGCGCGTCCAGCTCGGCGTCCAGCCGTGCCCACCCGGCGTCCAGCGCGACCGGGTCGGCGGCCTCCGCCAGCCGGGCACGGCACTGCGCGCATCCGGTCAGATGGGCGTCGGCCGACCACAGCAGCGGCGGCGACAGCTCGCCCTGCGCGTAGGCGCGCAGATCCTCTTCTGCCACGTGCCACGTCATGCCCGTGCCTCCCTCGGCCGTTCGTCGCCCACGCGGCCGCGCGGGTCTCTTCCGCGGACGTACCGCCTCATGCCAGCGCCTCCCGCAGGTGCTTGCGGGCACGCAGGGCCCGCGTCTTGACGGTGCCGGGCGGGATGCCGAGCAGAACGGCCGCCTCCCGGGTGGTGAGCCCGTCGATGACGGTCGCCTGCAGGACGGCCCTCAGCTCCGGCGAGAGGCGGGTGAGGGCCCCGGCGAGGTCCCCGTGCTCCACCCCCGCGAGCACGCGTTCCTCCGCCGATGCCTCGTCCCGGTGACGCAGCCGGGACAGGGCCTGGCGCAGCCTGCCGCGCGCCCCGTCGCCGCGCACCGCGTCGACCAGCCGGCGTGCGGCGATGCGCCACAGCCAGCCGGCGGCGTCGTCGGAGAAGCCCTCCTCGCGATGGCGGGCGGTGCCGCGCCACACGGCGAGGAACGTCTCCTGGATGACGTCGTCGACTATCCCCGCGTCGGCGCAGCGGCCGCGCATGCGCGCGGTCAGCCAGGGCGCGTACCGCCGGTACAGCTCCTCGAAGGCAGGACGGTCCCGGTCCGCCGCGATGGCCCGCAGCAGCTCCCCGTCGCTTCTCGTCTCGCTCTCGCTCACATCACCTCATCGGATCGGCCCCGCCGATCGGTTCACGATCCGCCGCACGAATTCTCCGCGCACCCCGCCCCGCCCCGTTCGCACGCACACACGCTCACCACCCACCCACCCATCCACCCACCCATCCACCCATTCGAACGGCATTCGAACACCTCCGACCCTCGCGGGCCGCCCCCCGATATCCCGCACGCCATGTCTCCGTAACCGTCGGTTAAGACGACCTTGCGACGCTCGGTGAATGAAGCCCGCCGTGCCCGAGCCTTCGCCGCCTCCCGAGGGATATCAGCCCCACGGAGGCTCCGCCGCGACCCCGCCCGCACGTTCCGACGCGCCTGTCCCGCTGTTCGCGCGGAACAATGGGTCCATGAGCCAGTCAGACACCCAGGCCGAGGTCCAGCACGCGCAGCCCTCCGTGGGCTCCATAGCCGCGCACCGCCCGCACACCGTGGCTGCCGTCGTCTCCGATCTGGAGCCCGACATCGACGCCGACCTCGACACCTACGAGGAGGCGCCGTACGACGGCCCACAACTGCCGCAGGGTCGTTTCCTCGACCGGGAACGCAGCTGGCTCGCGTTCAACGAGCGGGTCCTGGAACTCGCCGAGGACCCCGACACGCCCCTGCTCGAGCGGGCGAACTTCCTGGCCATCTTCGCCAGCAACCTGGACGAGTTCTTCATGGTCCGGGTGGCCGGGCTGAAGCGCCGCATCGCCACCGGCGTCGCCACCCGCTCCGCCTCCGGTCTCCAGCCCCGCGAAGTGCTGGAGATGATCTGGGCCCGCTCGCGCGAGCTCATGGCCCGGCACGCCGCGACGTACCACGAGGACATCGCCCCCGCCCTCGCGGAGGAGGGCATCCACCTGGTCCGCTGGAACGAGCTGACGGAGAAGGAGCAAGCCCGCCTCTTCACCCTGTTCCGGCACCAGATCTTCCCGGTCCTCACGCCCCTCGCCGTCGACCCCGCGCACCCCTTCCCGTACATCTCGGGTCTCTCGCTCAACCTCGCGGTCGTCGTGCGCAACCCCGTCAGCGGCCACAAGCACTTCGCGCGCGTCAAGGTGCCCCCCCTGCTGTCCCGCTTCCTGGAGAGCTCCCCCGGCCGGTACGTCCCCGTCGAGGACGTCATCGGCGCCCACCTGGAGGAGCTGTTCCCGGGCATGGAGGTGCTGGAGCACCACGCCTTCCGGCTCACCCGCAACGAGGACCTCGAGGTCGAGGAGGACGACGCCGAGAACCTGCTCCAGGCCCTGGAGAAGGAGCTCATGCGACGCCGCTTCGGGCCGCCGGTCCGCCTGGAGGTCGAGGAGTCCATCGACCGCGAGGTCCTCGACCTGCTGGTGCGCGAACTGAAGATCAGCG contains these protein-coding regions:
- a CDS encoding zf-HC2 domain-containing protein, which gives rise to MTWHVAEEDLRAYAQGELSPPLLWSADAHLTGCAQCRARLAEAADPVALDAGWARLDAELDAPQPSLLERMLVRLGVADHTARLLAATPVLRRSWLLSVLFLLVMTVLAVRLADQPALFLALAPLLPLAGVALSYGPSLDPTYEMAVVSPTHGFRLLMIRTVAVLTAGLAFNGLATLALPAYGLLALAWLLPALALTGTGLALTARLGPVVGPSLVGVAWVTVLAVARAQRHAHDTLAPFTAEGQFAAAALAILAALLLHRTRDRFDTRPLGGFPAGGVG
- a CDS encoding RNA polymerase sigma factor, with product MSESETRSDGELLRAIAADRDRPAFEELYRRYAPWLTARMRGRCADAGIVDDVIQETFLAVWRGTARHREEGFSDDAAGWLWRIAARRLVDAVRGDGARGRLRQALSRLRHRDEASAEERVLAGVEHGDLAGALTRLSPELRAVLQATVIDGLTTREAAVLLGIPPGTVKTRALRARKHLREALA